Proteins encoded by one window of Pseudomonas sp. PSKL.D1:
- a CDS encoding cupin-like domain-containing protein, producing MDLQSILSKLFANAHAVGIEGVYQFVFGQDRAFWSEVRENSRTGAGRHGAPDVTIEVAERDFLGIMGGTANVEELFASARLKITGNMGLATLLPQIINSARQGAAASKVAMNQRYPTPARISERISAAQPVLREVPRISRAQMPVERFRHDYLPQGLPVVLSDALQDWPLFTMGREASLAHFAELQGITRHGDYVKKTFSTDRDFRSTSMAEFIASLDTPAKPGETPAYMGNNIVPEKLLTLIRFPDYFERSRFIAPRIWIGPKGTLTPLHRDDTDNLFAQVWGQKSFILAAPHHRPALGTWSTSPKGGLDGCDFNPDAADYQRFPAAREVPFLRVVLQAGDLLFLPEGWFHQVESVSTSLSVNFWVNSGRGW from the coding sequence GTGGACCTTCAGAGCATCCTCAGCAAGCTGTTCGCCAACGCCCATGCCGTGGGAATAGAAGGCGTGTACCAGTTCGTCTTCGGCCAGGACCGGGCGTTCTGGTCCGAGGTCCGCGAAAACAGCCGCACGGGCGCGGGCCGCCATGGTGCGCCAGATGTCACCATAGAAGTCGCCGAGCGCGACTTCCTCGGCATCATGGGCGGCACGGCCAACGTCGAGGAGCTGTTTGCCAGCGCGCGCCTCAAGATCACCGGCAACATGGGCTTGGCCACCCTGCTGCCGCAGATCATCAACAGTGCACGGCAAGGCGCGGCGGCCAGCAAGGTGGCGATGAACCAGCGCTACCCTACTCCGGCACGCATCAGCGAGCGGATCTCCGCGGCCCAGCCGGTACTGCGTGAAGTACCACGCATCAGCCGCGCGCAAATGCCCGTCGAGCGCTTTCGCCATGATTACCTGCCACAGGGCTTGCCGGTGGTGCTCAGTGATGCGCTGCAGGACTGGCCGCTGTTCACCATGGGCCGTGAGGCGTCGCTTGCACACTTCGCCGAACTGCAGGGCATCACTCGCCACGGCGACTACGTGAAAAAGACCTTCTCCACCGACCGCGACTTCCGCTCGACCTCCATGGCCGAGTTCATCGCCTCGCTGGACACCCCGGCCAAGCCAGGCGAAACCCCTGCCTACATGGGCAACAACATCGTGCCGGAAAAACTCCTGACGCTGATCCGCTTTCCGGATTACTTCGAGCGTTCGCGCTTCATCGCGCCACGTATCTGGATAGGCCCCAAGGGCACGCTGACCCCATTGCACCGCGACGACACCGACAACCTGTTTGCCCAGGTCTGGGGGCAGAAGTCGTTCATTCTGGCAGCGCCCCACCATCGCCCAGCCCTGGGCACCTGGTCGACCAGCCCCAAGGGTGGCCTGGACGGCTGTGACTTCAACCCGGATGCCGCGGACTACCAGCGCTTCCCAGCCGCTCGCGAGGTGCCATTCCTGCGTGTGGTACTGCAGGCCGGCGACTTGCTCTTCCTGCCTGAAGGCTGGTTCCACCAAGTGGAGTCGGTGTCCACTTCGCTGTCGGTGAACTTCTGGGTGAATTCCGGGCGCGGCTGGTGA
- a CDS encoding siderophore-interacting protein yields MPSPARMTQTLQQGLRRLIGGRTSAATGYRVFDLALSRRISLSPSLTRLVFTGPDIAEMNTLAPDQRVKLFFPAADGSLPRLPIDQHWKAAHSALPPERRPPMRTYTIRALHREALEVEVDFVLHGVNGPASAWATHAQVGDCLQMVAPNLAYTGDPGGYEWKPPHGLRNVLLVGDETALPAITGILEQLADQQPELAVEAFIEVPLQADCLPLRHSTATRLHWLPRDMLQCEHGQAMQHAVRELATLAQGSATINVKLEDVDIETRILWEKASTRRSAFHAWVAGESATVMDIRRHLIKERGLPRECLTLMGYWRAGRAFD; encoded by the coding sequence ATGCCCAGCCCCGCCCGCATGACACAAACGCTCCAGCAAGGCCTGCGCCGCCTGATCGGCGGCCGCACGTCGGCCGCCACCGGCTACCGCGTGTTCGACCTGGCGCTCAGTCGCCGCATCAGCCTGAGCCCATCGCTCACCCGCCTGGTGTTCACCGGGCCCGACATTGCCGAAATGAACACCTTGGCACCCGACCAACGGGTGAAGCTGTTCTTCCCTGCTGCCGACGGCTCACTGCCGCGACTGCCCATCGACCAGCACTGGAAGGCGGCGCACAGCGCACTGCCGCCCGAGCGGCGCCCGCCCATGCGTACCTATACCATCCGCGCCCTGCACCGCGAGGCGCTGGAGGTGGAGGTGGATTTCGTCCTGCACGGCGTCAATGGCCCCGCATCAGCCTGGGCCACCCATGCCCAGGTCGGCGACTGCCTGCAAATGGTCGCGCCGAACCTGGCCTATACAGGTGACCCGGGTGGTTACGAGTGGAAGCCGCCGCACGGCTTGCGCAACGTGTTGCTGGTCGGCGACGAAACAGCCCTGCCGGCAATCACCGGCATTCTCGAACAGTTGGCCGATCAGCAGCCCGAGCTGGCGGTAGAGGCCTTCATCGAGGTGCCTCTGCAAGCCGATTGCCTGCCCCTGCGCCACAGCACCGCGACGCGCCTGCATTGGCTGCCCCGTGACATGCTGCAGTGCGAGCATGGCCAAGCCATGCAGCACGCCGTGCGTGAGCTGGCTACCCTGGCGCAGGGCAGCGCGACCATTAACGTAAAGCTGGAAGACGTGGATATCGAAACACGCATTCTGTGGGAAAAAGCCAGCACGCGCCGCAGCGCGTTCCATGCCTGGGTGGCGGGCGAGTCAGCGACGGTGATGGACATCCGCCGCCACCTGATCAAGGAGCGCGGGCTGCCACGTGAATGCCTGACACTGATGGGCTACTGGCGCGCCGGCCGGGCATTCGACTGA
- a CDS encoding aspartate aminotransferase family protein, giving the protein MSTASSLAQALPASAPQPLYEFTDSPLLQRQQQQESNARSYPRRIPLALKRARGIYVEDVEGRQFIDCLAGAGTLALGHNHPVVVEAIQRVLADELPLHTLDLTTPVKDRFVQDLFGVLPEALRREAKVQFCGPTGTDAVEAALKLVRSATGRSTVLAFQGAYHGMSQGALSLMGSHSPKQPLGALLASGVQFMPYPYDYRCPFGLGGEAGVKANLHYLENLLLDPESGVPLPAAVILEVVQGEGGVIPADIEWLKGVRRITEQAGVALIVDEIQSGFARTGRMFAFEHAGIVPDVVTLSKAIGGSLPLAVVVYRDWLDTWKPGAHAGTFRGNQMAMAAGSAVINYLVEHRLADHAEAMGQRLRGHLQHLQRDYPQLGDIRGRGLMLGVELVDPQGSRDALGHPAANRELAPKVQRECLKRGLILELGGRHGAVVRFLPPLIISAQQIDDVAQRFADALAAAV; this is encoded by the coding sequence ATGTCCACCGCTTCCAGCCTTGCCCAGGCCCTGCCGGCCAGTGCGCCGCAGCCGCTGTACGAATTCACCGACTCGCCGTTGCTGCAGCGCCAGCAGCAACAGGAATCCAACGCCCGCAGCTACCCGCGCCGCATCCCGCTGGCGCTCAAGCGCGCCCGTGGCATTTACGTCGAAGACGTCGAAGGCCGCCAGTTCATCGACTGCCTGGCCGGTGCCGGTACTCTGGCCCTGGGCCATAACCACCCGGTGGTGGTCGAAGCCATCCAGCGCGTGCTGGCCGATGAGCTGCCGTTGCACACCCTCGACCTGACCACCCCGGTCAAGGACCGCTTCGTTCAGGACCTGTTTGGCGTGCTGCCCGAAGCGCTGCGCCGCGAGGCCAAGGTGCAGTTCTGCGGCCCGACCGGCACCGATGCCGTGGAGGCCGCGCTCAAGCTGGTGCGCAGCGCCACCGGGCGCAGCACCGTGCTGGCCTTCCAGGGCGCCTACCATGGCATGAGCCAGGGCGCGCTGAGCCTGATGGGCAGCCATTCGCCCAAGCAGCCGCTGGGCGCCTTGCTGGCTAGCGGCGTGCAGTTCATGCCGTACCCCTACGACTATCGTTGCCCGTTCGGGTTGGGCGGCGAGGCCGGGGTCAAGGCCAACCTGCATTACCTTGAAAACCTGTTGCTCGACCCGGAAAGCGGTGTGCCGCTGCCCGCCGCGGTGATTCTGGAAGTGGTGCAGGGCGAGGGCGGGGTGATCCCGGCTGACATCGAGTGGCTCAAGGGCGTGCGCCGCATCACCGAGCAGGCCGGCGTGGCGCTGATCGTCGATGAAATCCAGAGTGGCTTTGCCCGCACCGGGCGCATGTTCGCCTTCGAGCATGCGGGCATCGTGCCGGATGTGGTTACCTTGTCCAAAGCCATCGGTGGCAGCCTGCCGCTGGCGGTGGTGGTGTACCGCGACTGGCTCGACACCTGGAAGCCGGGCGCCCATGCCGGCACGTTCCGCGGTAACCAGATGGCCATGGCCGCAGGTTCGGCGGTGATCAATTACCTGGTCGAGCACCGCCTGGCCGACCACGCAGAGGCCATGGGCCAGCGCTTGCGCGGGCACCTGCAGCACCTGCAGCGCGACTACCCGCAACTGGGTGATATCCGTGGGCGTGGCCTGATGCTGGGCGTGGAGCTGGTCGACCCGCAAGGCTCGCGTGATGCGCTGGGGCATCCGGCGGCCAATCGTGAACTGGCGCCCAAAGTGCAGCGTGAATGCCTCAAGCGCGGGTTGATCCTGGAGCTGGGCGGGCGTCATGGCGCGGTGGTGCGCTTCTTGCCGCCGTTGATCATCAGTGCGCAGCAGATCGACGATGTGGCGCAGCGTTTTGCCGACGCGCTGGCGGCGGCAGTCTGA
- a CDS encoding lipoprotein-releasing ABC transporter permease subunit, translating into MFRPLPLFIGARYTRAKRRNHFISFISMTSMIGLSLGVLAMIVVLSVMNGFQREMSSRILGLVPHAAILGVQPLDDWRATADAALKNPAVMAAAPITEMEGMLSYKGAMQPIQVSGIDPAEEGKVSIVGQHIVQGNLQALEPGEYGVVIGELTARRFRLNTGDKLTLIVPEISKEPGGITPRMQRLTVVGIFKVGAELDGSQAYIHMADAAEMQRWAPGQVQGVRLKLHDLYAAPQVSKAIVAGLGDAYRADDWSHTQGSLFSAMKMEKTMIGLLLLMIIAVAAFNIIATLVMVVNDKGPDIAILRTLGATPAQIMGTFMVQGSLIGIVGTLIGGVLGVIAALNVSQIVGWLERVSGQHIFTSDVYFISSLPSQLQWGDVAIICTAGLVMSFLATIYPAYRASQVQPAIGLAV; encoded by the coding sequence ATGTTCAGACCCTTGCCCTTGTTCATCGGTGCCCGTTACACCCGTGCCAAGCGCCGCAACCATTTCATCTCGTTCATTTCGATGACCTCGATGATCGGCCTGTCCCTTGGCGTGCTGGCGATGATCGTGGTGCTGTCGGTGATGAATGGCTTCCAGCGCGAAATGAGCTCGCGCATTCTTGGCCTGGTGCCCCACGCGGCCATCCTGGGCGTGCAACCGCTGGATGACTGGCGCGCCACCGCGGACGCGGCCCTGAAGAACCCGGCGGTGATGGCGGCTGCGCCGATTACCGAGATGGAAGGCATGCTTTCGTACAAGGGGGCGATGCAGCCGATTCAGGTCAGTGGTATTGACCCGGCCGAAGAGGGCAAGGTGTCCATCGTCGGCCAGCACATCGTCCAGGGCAACCTGCAGGCGCTGGAGCCGGGCGAATACGGCGTGGTGATCGGTGAACTGACAGCGCGCCGCTTCCGCCTCAACACGGGCGACAAGCTGACGTTGATCGTGCCGGAAATCAGCAAGGAACCGGGCGGTATTACCCCGCGTATGCAGCGCCTGACGGTGGTCGGTATCTTCAAGGTCGGGGCCGAGCTGGATGGCTCGCAGGCTTACATCCACATGGCCGATGCCGCCGAAATGCAGCGCTGGGCGCCGGGCCAGGTGCAGGGTGTGCGGCTGAAGCTGCACGACCTGTATGCCGCCCCGCAGGTGTCCAAGGCCATTGTTGCCGGCCTGGGCGATGCCTACCGGGCCGATGACTGGTCGCACACCCAGGGCAGCCTGTTCAGCGCCATGAAAATGGAAAAGACCATGATCGGCCTGCTGCTGCTGATGATCATCGCGGTGGCGGCCTTCAACATCATCGCCACGTTGGTGATGGTGGTGAACGACAAAGGGCCGGACATTGCCATCCTGCGTACCCTGGGCGCCACCCCGGCGCAGATCATGGGGACGTTCATGGTGCAGGGCAGCCTGATCGGCATCGTCGGCACCTTGATCGGTGGTGTGCTCGGGGTGATTGCAGCGCTCAACGTCAGCCAGATCGTCGGCTGGCTGGAGCGCGTGAGCGGGCAGCACATCTTTACCTCGGATGTGTATTTCATCAGCAGCCTGCCGTCCCAGTTGCAGTGGGGCGATGTGGCGATCATTTGCACGGCAGGGCTGGTGATGAGCTTTTTGGCGACCATTTACCCGGCGTACCGGGCGTCGCAGGTGCAGCCGGCAATCGGGTTGGCGGTTTAA
- the lolD gene encoding lipoprotein-releasing ABC transporter ATP-binding protein LolD translates to MSDKAVLSCRNLGKSYDEGPESVQVLAGLNLELHAGERVAIVGSSGSGKSTLLNLLGGLDRPTQGSVWLAGEELSALGERARGLLRNRELGFVYQFHHLLPEFTAMENVCMPLLIGRTAIPEAKERAEALLKRVGLGHRLHHKPAELSGGERQRVAIARALVNRPGLVMLDEPTGNLDHHTAQGIQELMQELSSASRTAFLVVTHDLNLARQMDRVLKLDDGHLVAI, encoded by the coding sequence ATGAGTGATAAAGCCGTTCTGAGTTGCCGCAACCTGGGCAAATCTTACGACGAGGGCCCGGAGTCGGTGCAGGTGCTGGCCGGGCTTAACCTTGAGCTGCATGCCGGTGAGCGCGTAGCCATCGTGGGCAGTTCGGGCTCGGGCAAAAGTACTTTGCTCAACCTGCTGGGCGGCCTGGACCGGCCCACCCAGGGCAGCGTGTGGCTGGCCGGTGAAGAATTGTCGGCGCTGGGCGAACGCGCCCGTGGCTTGCTGCGCAACCGTGAATTGGGCTTTGTGTACCAGTTCCACCACCTCTTGCCGGAGTTCACCGCCATGGAGAACGTGTGCATGCCGCTGCTGATCGGCCGCACCGCCATCCCCGAGGCCAAGGAGCGCGCCGAGGCGCTGCTCAAGCGCGTCGGCCTTGGCCATCGCCTGCACCACAAGCCGGCCGAGCTGTCCGGTGGCGAGCGCCAGCGTGTGGCCATTGCCCGCGCCCTGGTCAACCGCCCGGGCCTGGTGATGCTCGATGAGCCCACCGGCAACCTTGACCATCACACCGCGCAAGGTATCCAGGAGCTGATGCAGGAGCTGTCCAGCGCCTCGCGCACCGCGTTCCTGGTGGTCACCCACGACCTCAACCTGGCGCGTCAGATGGACCGCGTACTGAAGCTCGACGACGGCCACCTGGTCGCCATCTGA